In one Caballeronia sp. M1242 genomic region, the following are encoded:
- the choW gene encoding choline ABC transporter permease subunit, translated as MSEIIPLGSWVDHGVHYLLDHDAKTFDSIGKVIESFAALIEHGLQAIPMWALMAIFVGIGLWRVGWRFAAFTLLSLLLVYATGFWDQMVITLGLTLSSTFISLLLGVPLGIWTAKSKMVEMVVRPVLDLMQTMPAFVYLIPAAMLFGLGRVPGILSTVIFAMPPAVRLTSLGIKHVNREIVEAGQAFGCTPWQLLYKVQIPNALPSIMTGVNQTIMMALSMVIIASMVGAGGLGNDVLASIQRLDIGLGFESGLSVVLLAIILDRITESFGRSPGMARAPLLSGFKSVMRVRRAPAAQQG; from the coding sequence ATGTCTGAAATCATTCCGCTCGGTAGCTGGGTCGATCACGGCGTCCACTATCTGCTCGATCACGACGCCAAAACGTTCGACTCCATCGGCAAAGTCATCGAGAGCTTCGCGGCGCTCATCGAACACGGTCTGCAGGCCATTCCGATGTGGGCGCTCATGGCGATTTTCGTCGGCATCGGGTTGTGGCGCGTCGGCTGGCGTTTCGCGGCGTTCACGCTGCTCTCGCTCCTGCTCGTCTACGCGACAGGCTTCTGGGATCAGATGGTCATCACGCTAGGTCTTACGTTGTCCTCAACGTTTATCAGCTTGTTGCTCGGCGTGCCGCTCGGCATCTGGACCGCCAAGAGCAAGATGGTCGAAATGGTCGTGCGCCCCGTGCTCGACCTCATGCAGACCATGCCCGCCTTCGTGTATCTGATTCCTGCCGCGATGCTGTTCGGCCTCGGCCGCGTGCCCGGCATTCTGTCGACCGTCATCTTCGCGATGCCGCCTGCTGTGCGCCTCACCTCGCTCGGCATCAAGCATGTGAATCGCGAGATCGTGGAAGCGGGTCAGGCGTTCGGCTGCACGCCGTGGCAACTGCTCTATAAGGTGCAGATTCCGAACGCGCTGCCGTCCATCATGACCGGCGTGAACCAGACGATCATGATGGCGCTGTCGATGGTCATCATCGCGTCGATGGTCGGCGCGGGCGGCCTCGGCAACGACGTGCTCGCGAGCATTCAGCGGCTGGATATCGGCTTGGGCTTCGAGAGCGGCTTGTCGGTGGTGTTGCTGGCGATCATCCTCGATCGCATCACGGAGAGCTTCGGACGTTCGCCCGGCATGGCTCGCGCGCCGCTTCTCTCGGGCTTCAAGTCCGTGATGCGCGTGCGCCGCGCGCCGGCCGCGCAACAAGGTTGA
- a CDS encoding GlxA family transcriptional regulator: MKRDAIAPAAAESPLAHLAHFGFLTLPNFSMIAFTSAVEVLRMANYIGRAEHYRWSVITPDGEPARASNGMTVKPATTLDEAGMPDVLIVCGGWHVADYVDDTVIALLQCVHEAGVPLGGICTGPYALLAAKLLDGYRCTLHWEDMSPVNKRFPHVRFADELFVIDRDRVTCTGGTAPLDLMLNLVSLRLGQAHAAQVSEQFIVERIRGSTDYQHIPVDARVGFSRAELVEVVRLMEANIEEPLSLDELARLVHLSQRHLQRMFKMFLSVSPTHYYLTLRLRRARDLLRNTDASIARVTSVCGFHSPCHFSKAYRAQFGHAPSAERRLSA, translated from the coding sequence ATGAAGCGCGATGCGATCGCCCCCGCAGCCGCCGAATCGCCGCTCGCCCATCTCGCGCACTTCGGCTTTCTGACGCTGCCGAACTTCTCGATGATCGCGTTCACGAGCGCGGTCGAAGTGCTGCGCATGGCGAACTACATCGGCCGCGCGGAGCACTACCGATGGTCGGTCATCACGCCGGACGGCGAGCCGGCGCGCGCGAGCAACGGCATGACGGTCAAGCCTGCAACGACGCTCGACGAAGCAGGCATGCCCGACGTGCTGATCGTGTGCGGCGGCTGGCACGTCGCCGATTATGTCGACGACACCGTGATCGCGCTGCTGCAGTGCGTGCATGAGGCGGGCGTGCCGCTCGGCGGCATCTGCACCGGGCCGTATGCGCTTCTCGCGGCGAAGCTGCTGGACGGCTACCGCTGCACGCTGCACTGGGAAGACATGTCGCCCGTCAACAAGCGCTTCCCGCATGTGCGCTTCGCCGACGAGCTTTTCGTGATCGACCGTGACCGCGTAACGTGCACGGGCGGCACGGCGCCGCTCGACCTGATGCTCAATCTCGTGAGCCTGCGGCTCGGGCAGGCCCATGCGGCGCAAGTGTCGGAGCAGTTCATCGTCGAGCGCATACGTGGCTCGACCGACTATCAGCATATTCCGGTCGATGCGCGCGTCGGCTTCTCGCGCGCCGAACTGGTCGAAGTAGTCCGGCTGATGGAAGCGAATATCGAAGAGCCGCTTTCGCTCGACGAACTCGCGCGGCTCGTGCATCTTTCACAGCGGCATCTTCAGCGCATGTTCAAGATGTTCCTCAGCGTGTCGCCGACGCACTACTACCTGACGCTGCGCCTGCGACGCGCCCGCGATCTGTTGCGCAACACGGATGCATCGATTGCGCGCGTGACGAGCGTCTGCGGTTTCCATTCGCCTTGCCACTTCAGCAAGGCATATCGCGCGCAATTCGGCCATGCGCCGAGCGCGGAGCGGCGTCTTTCCGCGTGA
- a CDS encoding class II aldolase/adducin family protein: METHGYSEQEWALRCDLAALYRVIAHFRWTDMIFTHISARVPGPEHHFLINRYGVLFDEMRASDLVRIDSEGRPVDANAAEHPERYRVNPAGFTIHSAIHMARPDVVCVVHTHTPAGAAVSAQKQGLLPISQHALKYYGQISYHDYEGIALDLAERDRLVNDLGPHNAMILRNHGLLACGRSIPAAFQEIYFLERACEIQLRALAGGGELNLPSPEVCETTAAQYRSDSMESIAALQWQAALRMIEGGKTDYRT, encoded by the coding sequence ATGGAGACTCACGGTTATTCGGAGCAAGAGTGGGCGCTACGCTGTGACCTGGCGGCGCTGTATCGCGTCATCGCGCATTTTCGCTGGACCGACATGATCTTCACGCACATCAGCGCGCGCGTGCCGGGGCCGGAGCATCACTTCCTCATCAACCGATACGGCGTGCTCTTCGACGAAATGCGCGCGTCGGACCTAGTGCGCATCGACAGCGAAGGCCGTCCGGTCGATGCAAACGCGGCCGAGCATCCCGAGCGGTATCGCGTGAATCCGGCTGGCTTCACCATTCACTCGGCCATTCACATGGCGCGGCCGGATGTGGTTTGCGTCGTGCATACGCATACGCCGGCGGGCGCGGCGGTCTCCGCGCAGAAGCAGGGGCTCTTGCCCATCAGCCAGCATGCGCTGAAGTACTACGGGCAGATCAGCTATCACGACTACGAAGGCATCGCGCTGGATCTCGCGGAGCGAGATCGTCTCGTCAACGATCTCGGCCCGCATAACGCGATGATCCTGCGCAATCACGGGCTGCTTGCATGCGGCCGTTCGATTCCCGCTGCGTTTCAGGAAATCTATTTTCTGGAACGGGCCTGCGAGATTCAGCTGCGCGCGCTCGCAGGCGGCGGCGAGCTGAATCTGCCTTCGCCCGAAGTGTGCGAAACGACCGCCGCGCAGTATCGCAGCGACAGCATGGAAAGCATTGCCGCGCTGCAATGGCAGGCCGCGTTGCGCATGATCGAAGGCGGCAAGACGGATTATCGAACGTGA
- a CDS encoding GlxA family transcriptional regulator, producing the protein MNPAESLPPLSIDGQSKSRIRFGIVLLPNFTLTAFSGFVDLLRLSADEGDFSRPVRCSWSVIGETLSPVRASCGIQITPWETYEQAEPFDYVVVVGGLLHSGASASDATLQFIRRAAARDATIVGMCTGVFTLMRAGVLDGHRVCVSWFHYWDFVERFPQADEQLLVADRLFVIDRRRITCSGGRASIDVAAAILLRHFETATVQKALRILLVDDMQKGNAPQPHPPGLAPATHPKVKRAILLMEQHVGRSLTLDELAHKLDMSTRQLERLFKAETGKAPQAYAKQVRLRTAAWLLTSSDKTVADIASSCGFSDASHLGREFRKQFGLPPMMYREQRGADTEEVHHAMDYDETFPGRAQAI; encoded by the coding sequence ATGAATCCCGCAGAATCTCTTCCGCCGCTCTCCATCGACGGCCAATCGAAATCGCGCATCCGCTTCGGCATCGTGCTGTTGCCGAACTTCACGCTGACCGCGTTCTCCGGCTTCGTCGATCTGCTGCGTCTTTCCGCTGACGAAGGCGACTTCAGCCGCCCGGTGCGCTGCTCGTGGAGCGTGATCGGCGAAACGCTCTCGCCGGTGCGCGCGAGCTGCGGCATCCAGATCACGCCGTGGGAAACCTACGAGCAGGCCGAACCGTTCGACTATGTGGTCGTCGTCGGCGGCCTGCTGCATTCCGGGGCTTCCGCGAGCGATGCCACGCTGCAATTCATTCGCCGCGCCGCTGCCCGCGACGCGACCATCGTCGGCATGTGCACGGGCGTTTTCACGCTGATGCGCGCGGGCGTGCTAGACGGCCATCGCGTCTGCGTGAGCTGGTTCCACTACTGGGACTTCGTCGAGCGTTTTCCGCAAGCGGACGAGCAACTGCTCGTCGCGGACCGGCTGTTCGTGATCGACAGACGGCGCATCACTTGCTCGGGCGGGCGCGCTTCCATCGACGTGGCCGCCGCCATTTTGCTGCGACACTTCGAGACCGCGACGGTGCAAAAGGCGCTGCGCATTCTGCTCGTCGACGACATGCAGAAGGGCAACGCGCCGCAGCCGCATCCGCCGGGCCTCGCGCCCGCCACGCATCCGAAGGTCAAGCGCGCGATTCTTCTGATGGAGCAGCACGTCGGCCGTTCGCTCACGCTCGATGAACTCGCGCACAAGCTGGACATGTCGACGCGGCAACTCGAACGCCTCTTCAAAGCCGAGACGGGCAAGGCGCCGCAGGCGTACGCCAAGCAGGTGCGGCTGCGCACGGCCGCATGGCTGCTCACCAGCTCGGACAAGACGGTGGCCGATATCGCGTCGAGCTGCGGTTTCTCCGATGCATCGCACCTCGGCCGCGAATTTCGCAAGCAGTTCGGTCTGCCGCCGATGATGTATCGCGAGCAGCGCGGCGCAGACACCGAGGAAGTGCATCACGCAATGGACTACGACGAGACGTTTCCCGGCCGCGCACAGGCCATCTGA
- a CDS encoding L-serine ammonia-lyase, translated as MNVSVFDLFKIGIGPSSSHTVGPMIAACRFASHIEDANLLGFVTRVRAELFGSLGATGKGHGTDKAVLLGLEGNLPDLIDPDAIAPRLADIRATKRLNLLGKRAIVFDEREHIGFYRKLMPGAAGSSMVHPNGMRFQAFDENGQLLVEKEYYSVGGGFVTNREGERVNGVRAGASVPYPFRTGDDLMRICRETGLSIADVAMKNECANRSEHEVREGMLAVWRVMAACVERGCKERGDLPGPMQVKRRAADLCAQLRSRSEESLRDPLSMLDWVNLYAMAVNEENASGGRVVTAPTNGAAGVIPAVLHYYVKFMHGANDEGIVRFLLTAAAIGIIYKETASISGAEVGCQGEVGVACSMAAAALAAVMGGTPAQVENAAEIGMEHHLGMTCDPVGGLVQIPCIERNAMGAIKAINAARMAMKGDGKHYVSLDSVIKTMRETGADMKTKYKETSRGGLAVNVIEC; from the coding sequence ATGAATGTCAGCGTTTTCGATCTGTTCAAGATCGGCATCGGACCTTCCAGCTCGCATACCGTCGGGCCGATGATCGCGGCGTGCCGCTTCGCGTCGCACATCGAGGACGCGAACCTGCTCGGCTTCGTCACCCGCGTGCGGGCCGAGTTGTTCGGCTCGCTCGGCGCGACGGGCAAGGGCCACGGCACCGACAAGGCCGTGCTGCTCGGCCTCGAAGGCAATCTCCCCGATCTGATCGATCCGGACGCGATCGCGCCGCGCCTCGCCGACATCCGCGCGACGAAGCGTCTGAATTTGCTCGGCAAGCGCGCCATCGTGTTCGACGAGCGCGAGCATATCGGCTTCTATCGCAAGCTGATGCCGGGCGCGGCGGGATCGAGCATGGTGCATCCGAACGGCATGCGCTTTCAGGCGTTCGATGAAAACGGTCAACTGCTCGTCGAGAAGGAGTATTACTCGGTCGGCGGCGGCTTCGTGACGAACCGCGAAGGCGAGCGCGTCAACGGTGTGCGGGCGGGCGCGAGCGTGCCGTATCCGTTTCGTACCGGCGACGATCTCATGCGCATCTGCCGGGAGACAGGTCTGTCTATCGCCGATGTCGCGATGAAGAACGAATGCGCGAATCGCAGTGAACACGAAGTGCGCGAGGGCATGCTGGCCGTGTGGCGCGTGATGGCCGCGTGCGTCGAGCGCGGCTGCAAGGAGCGCGGCGATTTGCCGGGACCGATGCAGGTCAAGCGCCGCGCCGCGGACCTGTGCGCGCAACTGCGCTCGCGTTCCGAGGAATCGCTGCGCGATCCGCTCTCGATGCTCGACTGGGTGAACCTCTACGCGATGGCCGTCAACGAAGAAAACGCTTCGGGCGGGCGCGTGGTCACTGCTCCGACCAACGGCGCGGCCGGCGTGATTCCCGCCGTGCTGCACTACTACGTGAAGTTCATGCACGGCGCGAACGACGAAGGCATCGTGCGCTTTCTTCTGACGGCGGCAGCCATCGGCATCATCTACAAGGAGACGGCTTCCATTTCCGGCGCGGAAGTGGGCTGTCAGGGCGAAGTGGGCGTCGCGTGCTCGATGGCCGCCGCCGCGCTCGCAGCCGTGATGGGCGGCACGCCCGCGCAAGTGGAAAACGCCGCCGAAATAGGCATGGAACACCACCTCGGCATGACGTGCGATCCCGTCGGCGGCCTCGTGCAGATTCCGTGCATCGAGCGCAACGCGATGGGCGCGATCAAGGCGATCAACGCCGCGCGCATGGCGATGAAGGGCGACGGCAAGCATTACGTGTCGCTGGATTCGGTCATCAAGACCATGCGCGAAACGGGCGCGGACATGAAGACGAAATACAAGGAGACGTCGCGCGGCGGGCTGGCCGTGAACGTCATCGAGTGCTGA
- a CDS encoding sarcosine oxidase subunit beta family protein, whose translation MSRYSIFSLLRNGMSYHENWERQWRSPEPKREYDVVIVGGGGHGLATAYYLAKEHGITNVAILEKGWIGGGNTARNTTIVRSNYLWDESAALYEKAMKLWEGLSQDLNYNVMFSQRGVMNLAHTLQDVRDTERRVNANRLNGVDAEFLTPAQIKEIEPTINLNSRYPVLGASIQRRGGVARHDAVAWGFARGADQAGVDIIQNCQVVGIRREGNRVTGVDTTKGHIKAKKVAIVAAGNTTTLADMAGVRLPLESHPLQALVSEPIKPVVNTVVMSNAVHAYISQSDKGDLVIGAGVDQYTGFGQRGSFQIIEGTLEAIVEMFPVFSRVRMNRQWGGIVDVSPDACPIISKTDVKGLYFNCGWGTGGFKATPGSGWAYAHTIAKDEPHPLNAPFSLDRFYTGHLIDEHGAAAVAH comes from the coding sequence ATGAGCCGCTATTCGATATTCAGCCTGCTGCGCAACGGCATGTCGTATCACGAGAACTGGGAGCGCCAATGGCGCAGCCCGGAGCCCAAGCGCGAATACGACGTGGTGATCGTCGGCGGCGGCGGGCACGGCCTCGCGACGGCCTACTATCTCGCGAAAGAGCACGGCATTACCAACGTCGCGATTCTGGAGAAGGGCTGGATCGGCGGCGGCAATACCGCGCGCAACACGACCATCGTGCGTTCCAACTATCTGTGGGACGAATCCGCCGCGCTGTATGAGAAGGCGATGAAGCTGTGGGAAGGCCTGTCGCAAGACCTCAACTACAACGTGATGTTTAGCCAGCGCGGCGTGATGAACCTCGCGCACACGCTGCAAGACGTGCGCGATACCGAGCGCCGCGTGAACGCGAACCGGCTCAATGGCGTCGATGCCGAGTTCCTCACCCCCGCGCAGATCAAGGAGATCGAGCCGACCATCAACCTAAACAGCCGTTATCCGGTGCTGGGCGCGTCGATACAGCGTCGCGGCGGCGTCGCGCGTCACGATGCGGTGGCCTGGGGCTTCGCGCGCGGCGCGGATCAGGCGGGCGTGGACATCATCCAGAACTGTCAGGTGGTGGGCATTCGGCGCGAGGGCAACCGCGTGACCGGCGTCGATACCACCAAAGGCCATATCAAGGCGAAGAAGGTTGCGATCGTCGCGGCCGGCAACACCACGACGCTCGCGGACATGGCGGGCGTGCGGCTGCCGCTCGAAAGCCATCCGTTGCAGGCGCTCGTGTCCGAGCCGATCAAGCCGGTGGTCAACACGGTCGTGATGTCGAACGCGGTGCACGCGTACATCAGCCAGTCCGACAAGGGCGATCTCGTGATCGGCGCGGGCGTCGATCAGTACACGGGCTTCGGGCAGCGCGGCAGCTTCCAGATCATCGAAGGCACGCTGGAAGCGATCGTCGAGATGTTCCCCGTGTTCTCGCGCGTGCGGATGAACCGCCAGTGGGGCGGCATCGTCGATGTTTCGCCGGACGCATGCCCGATCATCAGCAAGACCGACGTGAAGGGCCTCTACTTCAATTGCGGATGGGGCACGGGCGGCTTCAAGGCGACGCCGGGTTCCGGCTGGGCGTACGCGCACACCATCGCGAAAGACGAGCCGCATCCGCTCAATGCGCCGTTCTCGCTCGACCGCTTCTATACCGGCCATCTGATTGACGAACACGGCGCGGCAGCCGTGGCGCACTGA
- a CDS encoding sarcosine oxidase subunit delta — translation MLLIECPWCGPRAESEFSCGGEADIARPLETEKLTDKEWGDYLFMRKNPRGVHREQWMHAQGCRRWFKAQRDTVTYEIQGYETFDRPLAVMDNKEGASK, via the coding sequence ATGTTGCTGATCGAATGCCCCTGGTGCGGGCCGCGCGCCGAAAGCGAATTTTCGTGCGGCGGCGAAGCGGACATTGCGCGCCCGCTGGAAACGGAAAAGCTCACCGACAAGGAATGGGGCGATTACCTCTTCATGCGCAAGAACCCGCGCGGCGTGCATCGCGAGCAATGGATGCATGCGCAAGGCTGCCGCCGCTGGTTCAAGGCGCAGCGTGACACGGTGACCTACGAGATTCAGGGCTACGAGACGTTCGACCGTCCGCTGGCTGTGATGG